The Dyadobacter sp. 676 DNA window AATATGACCGAAATGTTCTGGAGCGCGCCGGTAATGCTTACCCGAGGTAACCTGCGGGCCAACGCCTACGACCCGGTTTACGGCAAACGCCCGCTCGCCGACGACCAGTCGCTGAACTATGTGAGCTATTACATCGAAAACGGCAATTACTGGAAAATCGACAACATTACGGCGGGGTACAATCTCCGGTTGAAAAACAAATACCTCCGTCATGCGCGCATTTACCTGGCCGTAGCCAACCTCTACACTATCACCGGCTACAAGGGCATCGATCCGGAAGTCGGTATAAGCGGCCTCGCGCCGGGCGTCGACGACAAGAACCGCTACCCGGCCACTACCAGTTTCACGGCAGGCGCCACGCTCACATTCTAGTACTTGTTCCATTCCAAATGTCAATCCCGATGAAACCATTGAAAACATACATAGGAACGGCTCTGCTCCTGACCATCGGCGCGAGTTCCTGCAACAACGACCTCACCGAAAAAATTTACTCAGAGGTGACGGAAGACACCTACAACTATTCCAATGCTTACCAGGCAATGAGCATCGCCTATGCGAACATGCGCAACCTGATCTCCCACACGCATTGGTACATGGCGCAGGAATCCACCGCCGACGGCATTGTGATGCCTGCCAACGCTTCGGGCTGGGACGACGGCGGCATTTACAAACGCATGCACCTGCACACCTGGAATTCGGAAAACCCGCAGATCAACAGCATGTGGAACACGTTCTATTCCGGTGTGATCAATGCCAACCGGGTGATCGACCAGTTGCAGAACGATAAAATCACGGTCCCTGCGGGTATCACGAGGGAAGCTCTGATCTCCGAAATGCGGACGGTGCGGGCATTCTTTTACTGGATGCTTTGTGACAATTTCGGCGACGTGCCGCTTATCACCACGCGGTCCGAGGGCCTTCCCGGGAAAACCGGCAGAAAGGAAATTTACCAGTTCGTCGTAAAAGAACTCACGGAATCCATCCCTGCATTGAGCGAAGAGCGCAACACGCTGATGTACGGGCGTTTCAACAAATGGGCGGCCAAAACGCTGCTCGCGAACGTATACCTGAACGCGAGCGTATACGCAGGCGAAACCCGCTGGGAGGAATGCCTCGCCCAATGCAACGAGGTGATCGCTTCCGGCAAATACCGGTTAGAAACAAGCCTCTCCGCGCCTTTTGTGACTGAAAACCAAAATTCCGCGGAGATCGTGTTTGCCATTCCTTTTGAAGAAAACCTGGCCGGGGGGTTCAGCGCGCACATGTTCTCATGGCACGCGGCGCTGAAAGCGAAGGTCAATATGCTGGCCACACCCTGGGGTGCGGGCTCGGCAAAAGGCATTCCGCAGTTTATCGATACTTATGACGCCGACGATCAACGGTTAAAGGCCACGTGGATGACCGGCCCGCAGTTTGCTGCCGACGGTATCACGCCCTTGAAAGGATCGTACGACCAGGCGGGCAAGGATGTGGTACTCACCAACGCACTCCCCGACGGCCTCTATACCGGCGAGGCGGAAGGTTACCGGATGAATAAATTCGAAGTAAAAGTGCAGGCCCAGGGCAGTTTGGGTAACGACTTCCCGGTTTTCCGTTACGCACAGGTACTAATGATGAAAGCCGAATGCCTTCTGCGCACAGGCAAGGCAAACGATGCCGCCATGGTGGTGTCGCAGGTGCGCGCACGGGCATTCGCCGAACCCGCCAAAGCAACGGTTACCGGAGCCGATTTGCAGGAGGGCAGCACTTACCATTATGGTTATGTCGAAAATTACAAAGTGGTCGATCCCGGCAACACGGCGGCGGTACAGTACGGCAGGATGCTCGACGAGCTGGGCTGGGAATTTGCCTGGGAGGGCTTCCGCCGCCGCGATATGATCCGCTTCGGAGTGTATACAACCAAAAGCTGGCTGTCGCACAAGCCCAACGGCGATTTCAGGGCGGTATTCCCTATCCCGCAGATCGCCATCAATTCAAACCCCGAACTCAAACAAAACCCCGACTACAACTAGCAATATGAAACGAGTGCTGACGGCATGTGTCTTGCTGACCACCGCGGGCTTCGGCTTTGCGCAGAGTACCGGCAACACCGAAGTTTCCCAAAAGGTAATGCAGGAAATATTCGAGGAAATCAAGACACCCTACAAATACGGCGTAGTAATCCCCCAGCCCGACAGCGGCAGGATGGTCGACAGCCCGACGGTGTTCCGCAAGGACGGCGTCTGGTACATGACCTACATCGTTTTCGATGGTAAGGGTTACGAAACCTGGCTCGCCAAAAGCGACGACCTGTTGCTATGGACGCAGCTCGGCAGGATCATGTCATTCACCGAGGACACCTGGGATGCTACGCAGAAAGCCGGCTATGTAGCATTGGTAGATACGCAATGGGGAGGCAGTTACGAGGCCGAAAGGTTTGAAAACAAATACTGGCTCTCATATCTCGGCGGCTCAGAAAAAAGGCTACGAAGCGGGCCGGCTCGGCATTGGCGTCGCCGCGAGCACGGATCTGACCAAAGCGGGCGAAGTAACGCGCCTGCCCGGACCGGTACTGTCCGCCGCAGATAAAGATGCCCGCTGGTATGACGATAAAACCATTTACAAAAGTCTGGTCATCCGCGACAAAGTTCGCAAAACCGGCCATCCGTTTGTGATGTATTACAATGCCAAGGGTGAAAAGGGCGACGCGAAAGGCCAGGGTTTCGAAAGTATCGCCATGGCTGTTTCCGACGACATGAAGCATTGGAAACGCTTCGGCGACAAGCCATTGATCACCCGGAATACCGGCATTTGCGGCGACGCCCAGATCGCCGGGATCGGAGCTGTTTATGTGATGTTCTATTTCGGGGCATTCTGGAAACCGGGCGCATTCGAACGCTTCGCCTGCTCGTACGACCTCGTGAACTGGACCGACTGGACCGGTCCCGACCTCATTTCCCCCACCGAGCCCTACGATAAAACTTACGCCCACAAGCCCTGGGTTATCAAATGGAACGGCGTCGTATACCATTTCTATAACGCCGTAGGAGATCAGGGCCGCGTCATCGCATTAGCCACCTCCAAAGATTTACGAGCCCAAAACACCCCCCTGATCCCCTCCAACAACACCCGATCAAACCTGACAACACCTGACCAAACCTGACCACACGCAACCACCGCAATGAAAAAACGCCTGTTCTTCGCAGCCCTGCTGATCACCCTGCAAGCCACCGCCCAGAGAGAAGCCGGTTACACCCCGGCCAAAGCCCCGCTGCGCTCCAACCCTTACAGCGAGCTGCCTTTGGGCACCATCAAACCCCACGGCTGGCTTAAAGAAATGCTCATTCGCCAGAAAAACGGCGCCACCGGCAAACTCGACGAGCTTTACCCGCTCGTGATGGGGAAACGCAATGGATGGCTCGGCGGAGACGGCGACCAGTGGGAACGTGGCCCCTACTGGATCGACGGCCTTCTTCCCCTCGCCTACATCCTCGACGACCGGGAACTCATCGCCAAAACGAAACCCTGGATAGAATGGGCCATCGCCAGTCAGCAACCAGATGGCTATTTCGGTCCTTCGAAAGATTATGGCCATGAACCGGGCG harbors:
- a CDS encoding RagB/SusD family nutrient uptake outer membrane protein — protein: MKPLKTYIGTALLLTIGASSCNNDLTEKIYSEVTEDTYNYSNAYQAMSIAYANMRNLISHTHWYMAQESTADGIVMPANASGWDDGGIYKRMHLHTWNSENPQINSMWNTFYSGVINANRVIDQLQNDKITVPAGITREALISEMRTVRAFFYWMLCDNFGDVPLITTRSEGLPGKTGRKEIYQFVVKELTESIPALSEERNTLMYGRFNKWAAKTLLANVYLNASVYAGETRWEECLAQCNEVIASGKYRLETSLSAPFVTENQNSAEIVFAIPFEENLAGGFSAHMFSWHAALKAKVNMLATPWGAGSAKGIPQFIDTYDADDQRLKATWMTGPQFAADGITPLKGSYDQAGKDVVLTNALPDGLYTGEAEGYRMNKFEVKVQAQGSLGNDFPVFRYAQVLMMKAECLLRTGKANDAAMVVSQVRARAFAEPAKATVTGADLQEGSTYHYGYVENYKVVDPGNTAAVQYGRMLDELGWEFAWEGFRRRDMIRFGVYTTKSWLSHKPNGDFRAVFPIPQIAINSNPELKQNPDYN